In the Candidatus Baltobacteraceae bacterium genome, one interval contains:
- a CDS encoding FAD-dependent oxidoreductase produces the protein MITDHDIVVLGAGLAGMRAALEAARNGTSVAVVTKVHPLRSHSNAAQGGINAAIGEGDTWESHAFDTIKGSDYLADQDAVEIMCREAPADVMEFEHMGVIFYRNAEGKLGTRAFGGASQARTYFVGDITGQALLVTLYDQILKAGVKVYEEWFATSLYMEDGRCRGVVALEMITGELHLLRAKAVINGAGGVGRLYEPSTNALICTGDGYGLAYRAGAPLMDMEMVQYHPTTLAGSGFLMTEAARGEGAYLLNSEGDRFMKTYAPKMVELASRDVVSRSEATEIAAGRGIDGNVLLDLRHLGPEIVLKKLPQVHEMALDYLGLDMLKDPIPVRPGMHYMMGGVKTDANGATQVPGLYAAGEVACVSVHGGNRLGANSLLDTIVFGRHSGKHASEYVKTVPDSKGGERLLKSEQARISDLLARPYTGETHARLRLELATMMDKYVGVYRDEAGLEEALKKQQDLKKRYASVAVGDKGRVYNQALTFALELGYMIDVAETIIRSAILRKESRGAQARTDYPQRNDAEWLKHILVHFRGDKAPEITYLPVTITKWKPEARTY, from the coding sequence GTGATAACCGATCACGACATCGTCGTCCTGGGTGCCGGCCTTGCCGGGATGCGGGCGGCACTTGAAGCAGCCCGTAATGGCACGAGCGTTGCCGTCGTCACCAAAGTCCATCCGTTGCGCAGCCATTCGAACGCCGCGCAAGGCGGCATCAATGCCGCGATCGGCGAGGGCGACACCTGGGAATCGCACGCTTTTGACACGATCAAGGGAAGCGACTATCTAGCCGACCAGGACGCCGTCGAGATCATGTGCCGCGAGGCGCCCGCCGACGTCATGGAATTCGAGCACATGGGCGTCATCTTCTATCGCAACGCTGAAGGCAAGCTCGGGACGCGCGCGTTCGGTGGCGCATCGCAAGCGCGGACGTACTTCGTAGGCGACATCACGGGACAGGCGCTGCTGGTGACGCTGTACGACCAGATCCTCAAGGCCGGCGTCAAAGTCTACGAAGAGTGGTTTGCTACGTCCCTATATATGGAAGACGGTCGCTGCCGCGGCGTCGTTGCGCTCGAAATGATAACGGGCGAGCTGCACCTCTTGCGCGCAAAGGCCGTGATCAACGGCGCGGGCGGTGTCGGTCGGCTTTACGAGCCAAGCACGAATGCGTTGATCTGCACGGGCGACGGTTACGGTCTCGCATATCGCGCCGGTGCGCCGCTCATGGACATGGAGATGGTGCAATACCATCCAACGACGCTCGCGGGCAGTGGATTCCTGATGACGGAAGCCGCGCGTGGTGAAGGCGCGTACCTCTTGAATTCCGAGGGCGACCGCTTCATGAAGACGTACGCGCCCAAAATGGTGGAGCTTGCGTCACGCGACGTCGTTTCGCGCTCGGAAGCAACGGAGATCGCGGCGGGTCGCGGCATCGACGGCAACGTTCTGCTCGACCTGCGCCATCTTGGCCCCGAGATCGTACTGAAAAAGCTGCCGCAAGTTCACGAGATGGCGCTCGACTATTTGGGCTTGGACATGCTCAAAGACCCGATTCCGGTTCGGCCCGGCATGCACTACATGATGGGCGGCGTGAAGACGGATGCCAATGGTGCGACTCAGGTTCCGGGTCTCTATGCAGCCGGTGAAGTCGCATGCGTGAGCGTGCACGGCGGCAATCGGCTCGGCGCGAACTCACTGCTCGACACGATTGTCTTCGGACGGCATTCCGGTAAGCACGCCTCGGAATACGTGAAAACGGTTCCGGATTCAAAGGGCGGCGAGCGCCTTTTGAAATCCGAGCAAGCGCGTATCTCCGATCTATTGGCGCGGCCGTATACGGGCGAGACGCACGCACGGTTGCGCCTCGAGCTCGCGACCATGATGGACAAATACGTCGGCGTTTATCGCGACGAAGCCGGTCTTGAAGAAGCCCTCAAGAAACAGCAAGACCTTAAGAAACGCTATGCATCGGTCGCAGTCGGCGACAAAGGCCGCGTATACAATCAAGCCCTGACGTTCGCACTCGAGCTCGGCTACATGATCGACGTCGCCGAGACGATCATTCGCAGCGCGATCTTACGCAAAGAAAGCCGCGGCGCGCAAGCGCGTACCGACTATCCGCAACGCAACGACGCGGAGTGGCTCAAGCACATCCTCGTCCACTTTCGTGGCGACAAAGCACCAGAGATCACGTACCTACCTGTCACGATCACCAAATGGAAGCCGGAGGCTCGCACGTACTGA
- a CDS encoding thiamine pyrophosphate-dependent enzyme, giving the protein MTTTTSAKPRIALERRNVVNALVANRGNDLLAIAGIGSPCWDLAASGDHPMNFYLNGAMGSAAAIGLGLALAQPKKRMLVITGDGELLMSLGILATIGVAAPKNLSVVVLDNEVYLETGAQPTHTGRGVDLAAVARACAIRNAETVYSQAELDAALPKIREADGPVFTVVKILPNKAKLVIPPLEATYTKHRMREALTGKP; this is encoded by the coding sequence ATGACGACGACAACTTCCGCTAAACCGCGCATTGCGCTCGAGCGACGCAACGTCGTCAATGCGCTCGTGGCCAATCGCGGCAACGACTTGCTCGCAATTGCCGGCATCGGTAGCCCATGCTGGGATCTGGCCGCCTCCGGCGATCATCCGATGAACTTCTACCTCAACGGTGCAATGGGCAGCGCAGCGGCGATCGGTCTCGGTCTCGCCCTCGCGCAACCCAAAAAACGCATGCTCGTCATCACGGGCGACGGCGAGCTCTTGATGTCACTCGGCATCCTGGCGACGATCGGCGTCGCCGCCCCGAAGAATCTGTCGGTCGTCGTCCTCGACAACGAGGTTTACCTCGAAACGGGCGCACAGCCGACCCACACGGGTCGCGGCGTCGACCTTGCGGCGGTTGCCCGCGCGTGCGCGATTCGCAACGCTGAAACGGTGTATTCACAGGCCGAGCTGGACGCGGCGCTGCCGAAGATTCGCGAAGCCGACGGGCCCGTGTTCACCGTAGTGAAAATCCTGCCCAATAAGGCGAAGCTGGTCATTCCACCGCTGGAAGCGACGTATACCAAGCACCGCATGCGGGAGGCCTTGACGGGTAAACCGTAA
- a CDS encoding DUF6600 domain-containing protein, producing the protein MARPLHSFITALALLALLIAPANADALTDGFVVAAHVSYDGGDIAISEDDWAESGVLNAPVFAGDFVRTTTGNAELEIDAATAVRMAPRSLIYIARLDVGNTSLEVDGGTIEIRIFQSRAVTVVTRSSTIQISQAGTYRIEVVPAVSTRVTVRDGRADVPLPVGDSLAVDSGMSLQVTGTRKNPVTDITVATNADEFDRWNDQRDVVLAAGATDKRVNPILGANELENYGQWITYKTYDMVWSPGEKPGWAPYTIGSWMTSPVFGPVWLSAEPWGWAPYHYGRWIDDAEFGWLWIPEQSVVSWEPALVSAIPVPPLAPVGAIWWHPLGPGDFYEPWYDTTNVVVSPSNHMNKNGLHVPPPMHSYVRSGVPFPRNPSVRVPEAQRGGTPVRNRIYGGGARSGGGAGRSGGGHSGGGGGSSRK; encoded by the coding sequence ATGGCTCGTCCGCTTCACAGCTTCATAACAGCTTTGGCGCTCTTAGCCCTCCTGATTGCCCCGGCAAATGCCGACGCGCTGACTGACGGGTTTGTCGTCGCCGCCCATGTGAGTTATGACGGCGGGGATATTGCGATTTCGGAAGACGACTGGGCCGAGTCAGGCGTACTCAATGCGCCCGTTTTCGCCGGCGACTTCGTGAGGACGACGACCGGCAATGCCGAGCTCGAGATCGATGCGGCGACTGCGGTGCGGATGGCGCCGCGTTCGCTGATCTATATTGCCAGATTGGATGTAGGCAACACGTCGCTCGAAGTCGACGGTGGTACGATCGAGATACGCATATTCCAGTCTCGGGCCGTAACGGTTGTCACGCGCTCCTCGACGATCCAAATCAGCCAAGCCGGAACGTATCGCATCGAGGTGGTCCCGGCAGTCTCGACGCGCGTGACGGTTAGAGACGGAAGAGCAGATGTTCCGCTTCCGGTCGGAGATTCGCTCGCGGTCGATTCCGGGATGTCGCTGCAAGTCACCGGTACGCGAAAAAATCCGGTCACGGATATCACCGTCGCGACAAACGCGGATGAGTTCGATCGGTGGAACGATCAGCGCGACGTCGTTCTGGCTGCAGGCGCTACCGATAAACGCGTAAACCCGATCCTCGGTGCAAACGAGCTCGAAAACTATGGGCAGTGGATTACCTACAAAACTTATGACATGGTTTGGTCACCCGGCGAGAAGCCGGGTTGGGCGCCGTACACGATAGGATCGTGGATGACATCGCCGGTCTTCGGACCGGTTTGGCTCAGCGCCGAACCGTGGGGCTGGGCTCCCTACCACTATGGCCGCTGGATCGACGACGCTGAATTCGGTTGGTTGTGGATTCCCGAACAGAGCGTCGTTTCGTGGGAGCCGGCTCTTGTTTCGGCGATCCCCGTACCGCCTTTGGCGCCGGTCGGCGCGATATGGTGGCATCCGCTTGGCCCCGGCGATTTCTACGAACCGTGGTACGACACAACGAACGTCGTCGTCAGCCCGAGCAACCATATGAACAAGAATGGATTGCACGTACCGCCACCGATGCACAGTTACGTGCGCTCCGGCGTACCGTTTCCGCGCAATCCATCCGTTCGAGTCCCTGAAGCGCAGCGCGGCGGAACTCCGGTGCGCAATCGTATATACGGCGGCGGTGCGCGCAGCGGCGGAGGCGCTGGTCGCTCAGGCGGCGGTCACTCAGGTGGCGGCGGCGGAAGCAGTCGCAAGTAG
- a CDS encoding succinate dehydrogenase/fumarate reductase iron-sulfur subunit, translated as MEAGGSHVLMKFTIEVGRYNPEGTYADDAKQGAPYPAPWASSPPRRYQSYEVDLPEHAVVLDALIEIREYQDESVAVRCACRSAICGSCAMWVNGHAHLACKSKLQEFTKDGKTRVESPPSMPVIRDLVWDMKPFWDNHRRVTPWLENKPLPPPMQEYRVTNEAMEELIQEVTCISCGCCLMDCESFAVNKDFMGPHALAKAYRYAADPRDDETQKRLGEYSQQGGVWDCTHCFECVQQCPKGVEPLEQILKLRRMAVNAGYTHNAGTRHADAFAESVKHSGRLNELTLLPKSVGFFNVLGQLATLPSAFNMIRAGKLPPIIHKTIPGVKRIKAIFDRVGGRFK; from the coding sequence ATGGAAGCCGGAGGCTCGCACGTACTGATGAAGTTCACGATCGAGGTCGGACGCTACAATCCCGAAGGGACGTACGCGGACGACGCCAAGCAGGGCGCGCCGTACCCGGCACCGTGGGCGTCGTCTCCGCCACGGCGCTATCAGTCGTACGAAGTCGATCTTCCGGAACACGCCGTCGTCCTCGACGCGCTCATCGAGATCCGCGAATATCAGGACGAGTCGGTCGCGGTTCGCTGCGCCTGCCGCAGCGCGATCTGCGGTTCGTGCGCGATGTGGGTCAACGGTCACGCGCATCTGGCATGCAAGAGCAAGCTGCAAGAATTCACCAAAGACGGTAAGACGCGCGTCGAGTCGCCGCCGTCGATGCCGGTTATCCGCGATCTCGTTTGGGATATGAAGCCGTTCTGGGATAATCACCGCCGCGTGACGCCGTGGCTCGAGAACAAACCGCTTCCGCCGCCGATGCAAGAGTATCGCGTCACCAACGAAGCAATGGAAGAGCTGATTCAAGAAGTCACATGCATCAGCTGCGGCTGCTGCTTGATGGACTGCGAGTCTTTCGCCGTCAACAAAGACTTCATGGGTCCACATGCCCTCGCAAAAGCGTATCGTTACGCCGCCGACCCGCGCGATGATGAGACGCAAAAACGCCTCGGCGAATATAGCCAGCAGGGTGGCGTTTGGGATTGCACGCACTGCTTCGAGTGCGTCCAGCAGTGTCCCAAGGGCGTTGAGCCGCTCGAGCAGATCCTCAAGCTGCGCCGCATGGCGGTCAATGCCGGATACACGCACAATGCGGGGACGCGTCACGCCGACGCGTTCGCAGAATCCGTCAAGCACAGCGGACGGCTGAACGAGCTAACGCTGTTGCCGAAATCGGTCGGCTTTTTCAATGTTCTCGGGCAGCTGGCAACGTTGCCCAGCGCGTTCAACATGATCCGCGCCGGAAAGCTGCCGCCGATCATCCATAAAACGATCCCTGGCGTCAAACGTATTAAAGCGATCTTCGATCGCGTTGGAGGAAGGTTCAAGTGA
- a CDS encoding thiamine pyrophosphate-binding protein, whose product MTTTTNGATDWRDQIYDIFRENGVRHVAHVPDGGHAKLIKRCEADPEMTTVTLTTEEEGVGMLIGSWLGGTRGALLIQSSGVGNCMNALSVLKHGKFPILMIVSMRGEWGEGMPWQVPMGQATREVLEAMGVIVYEVERDSDVHATIEAATWLSFDSSVPVAVLLAQRLIGTKKFVAA is encoded by the coding sequence ATGACAACGACGACGAACGGCGCGACCGATTGGCGCGATCAAATCTACGATATCTTCCGTGAAAACGGTGTGCGCCACGTTGCGCACGTTCCGGACGGCGGACACGCCAAGCTGATCAAGCGGTGTGAAGCCGATCCCGAAATGACAACCGTAACGCTGACGACCGAAGAGGAAGGCGTCGGTATGTTAATCGGTTCGTGGCTCGGCGGAACGCGCGGCGCGCTGTTGATCCAATCCAGTGGCGTCGGCAATTGTATGAACGCACTCTCCGTGTTGAAGCACGGAAAGTTTCCCATCCTCATGATCGTCTCGATGCGCGGAGAATGGGGCGAGGGAATGCCGTGGCAAGTTCCGATGGGACAAGCCACGCGCGAAGTGCTCGAAGCGATGGGCGTCATCGTTTATGAAGTCGAGCGTGACAGCGACGTTCACGCGACGATCGAAGCCGCAACATGGCTTTCATTTGACTCCTCGGTCCCCGTTGCAGTCCTCTTGGCGCAGCGGTTGATCGGTACCAAGAAATTCGTGGCAGCATGA